One genomic window of Corynebacterium pseudotuberculosis includes the following:
- a CDS encoding polyadenylate-specific 3'-exoribonuclease AS: MRYFYDTEFIEDGRSIELVSIGIVAEDGREYYAVSTDADHSKAGKWVRENVLDKLPNPSSKLWKTNAQIRDEIIDFLSAEDSQPELWAWVGGYDHVVLAQLWGDMTGLPRKIPRFTHELKQYWEFAGRPALPKAPSGNHDALVDARHNLQKFKVCAIRLPIDKKNRV, from the coding sequence ATGAGGTATTTTTATGACACCGAGTTCATCGAAGACGGCCGTAGTATCGAACTTGTCTCGATTGGCATCGTTGCAGAGGATGGGCGAGAGTACTACGCGGTGTCCACCGATGCTGATCATTCCAAGGCAGGGAAATGGGTTCGAGAGAACGTTTTAGACAAACTGCCAAACCCGTCGAGTAAACTATGGAAAACTAACGCTCAGATTCGTGATGAGATCATAGATTTTCTTTCGGCCGAAGATTCGCAACCTGAATTATGGGCGTGGGTAGGTGGCTATGATCATGTGGTACTCGCTCAGCTATGGGGCGATATGACGGGGCTACCACGAAAGATCCCCCGTTTTACGCATGAATTGAAACAATATTGGGAATTTGCTGGGCGGCCTGCGTTGCCTAAAGCTCCCAGCGGCAATCATGATGCTCTTGTTGATGCACGGCATAACCTGCAGAAATTCAAGGTGTGTGCAATACGTTTACCGATTGATAAAAAGAATCGAGTATAA
- a CDS encoding DUF3040 domain-containing protein, with translation MSLSEQEQRALREIERSLLAEDPKFGASVRDAGLVPSGGMVTLRGIAIIVIGLVMLVGGVALSQQTLLFVILAIAGFIVMLGGAIWMLRAPSYGKASAFGAARSSGKANRNSRSDGIGNRMEENFRRRFEQ, from the coding sequence GTGTCACTTTCAGAGCAGGAGCAGCGTGCGCTGCGAGAGATTGAACGCTCTTTATTGGCGGAAGATCCCAAGTTTGGCGCTTCTGTAAGGGATGCGGGCTTGGTACCTTCCGGAGGAATGGTCACCCTTCGTGGGATTGCGATCATAGTTATCGGGTTGGTGATGCTCGTTGGGGGCGTTGCGCTGAGTCAGCAAACATTATTGTTTGTAATCCTCGCTATCGCTGGTTTTATTGTCATGCTTGGTGGCGCAATATGGATGCTCCGAGCTCCTTCGTATGGAAAAGCCTCGGCTTTTGGTGCGGCGCGTTCCTCGGGGAAGGCGAATCGCAATTCGCGCTCTGATGGAATTGGTAATCGTATGGAGGAAAATTTCCGCCGTCGGTTTGAGCAGTAG
- a CDS encoding acyltransferase family protein, with protein MDRRLVKPRVFRFPSSMKTPRKKKMWAEKSKSFTHRMRVFRHERLLPGANDAATLEEKARKATRPPLAMDTGAQTSLAIAVSAPQKKPRMAWPDLAKGLSIIGVVLLHICLAVPDGTYTTVAQVNELIAPLRMPLFFLVSGFFSIKVFRFSFAELFVHRLWFLLVPYVLWTPLELFAKRIEFFVFWQEPLPDQDFYVEALWTSENMYWFLHSLFFFTIALWSTKFLHPWLRWFIPLAIVVCAPIAPETPITEKVITYLPCFLIGAYARPWIERYAENALKPIELAVACGTLLLSREISHLPVSEVWGLSLLTLTHLLHLPAAISFAVLLSKISLLSEGLQWIGRHTLVIYLSHPIVLTLLFGYFFRYREEGIELYSDTILGASWAWVFLCIGFTIVGAAAMELLSRMPLIGRSIAPRGLVARRESTVKQTPITANA; from the coding sequence ATGGATCGGCGACTAGTAAAGCCGCGTGTTTTTCGCTTCCCTTCTAGCATGAAAACCCCGAGAAAAAAGAAGATGTGGGCGGAAAAGAGCAAGAGCTTTACCCATAGAATGAGGGTTTTTCGGCATGAGCGTCTTTTGCCTGGGGCTAACGATGCTGCGACTTTGGAAGAAAAAGCACGCAAAGCGACCAGGCCGCCTCTTGCTATGGACACTGGAGCGCAGACTTCTTTGGCAATAGCCGTATCAGCGCCTCAGAAGAAACCACGTATGGCGTGGCCTGATTTGGCCAAGGGGCTATCGATCATCGGAGTGGTGCTTCTCCATATCTGTTTGGCTGTCCCTGATGGCACGTATACGACAGTGGCGCAGGTAAATGAGCTCATCGCACCACTCCGAATGCCATTATTTTTTCTAGTAAGCGGCTTCTTTTCCATTAAGGTATTTCGTTTTAGCTTTGCGGAGCTATTTGTCCACCGCCTGTGGTTTCTTTTAGTTCCCTACGTGTTATGGACCCCACTGGAACTATTTGCCAAGCGGATAGAATTTTTTGTGTTTTGGCAGGAGCCTCTCCCGGATCAGGATTTTTATGTGGAGGCTCTGTGGACTTCCGAAAACATGTATTGGTTCCTGCACTCCCTGTTCTTCTTTACCATCGCATTGTGGAGCACAAAATTCCTGCATCCTTGGTTGCGTTGGTTTATTCCCCTCGCCATTGTGGTGTGCGCGCCTATAGCCCCAGAAACTCCTATAACGGAAAAAGTTATTACTTATCTTCCGTGTTTCTTGATAGGCGCTTATGCGCGTCCTTGGATCGAGCGTTATGCAGAAAATGCCCTTAAACCCATAGAGCTTGCAGTGGCGTGTGGGACGCTGCTCTTGAGCCGCGAGATATCGCATTTACCTGTCTCAGAAGTCTGGGGTCTCTCCCTTCTTACGCTTACGCATTTATTGCATTTGCCTGCTGCCATATCATTTGCGGTCTTACTCTCTAAAATCTCGCTATTGAGCGAGGGGTTGCAGTGGATCGGTCGACATACTTTGGTGATCTACCTGAGTCATCCTATTGTTTTGACGCTGCTCTTTGGATATTTCTTTCGTTATCGTGAAGAAGGAATTGAGCTGTATAGCGATACCATCCTAGGGGCTTCTTGGGCGTGGGTTTTTCTGTGTATCGGTTTTACGATCGTTGGAGCTGCAGCGATGGAACTCTTGTCACGAATGCCTCTCATTGGGCGTTCAATCGCTCCACGCGGACTAGTTGCGCGTCGGGAGAGCACGGTAAAGCAGACACCCATAACGGCTAACGCCTAA
- a CDS encoding methylenetetrahydrofolate reductase, whose protein sequence is MSASHIPAAYQRSITEVLKMPSPGRIPFSVEFMPPRDAAAEQRLWKAAEAFHDLGTAFVSVTYGAGGSSRERTMRVAHKLSKLPLTTLVHLTLVEHTEAELVEILNDYAAHGLSNLLALRGDPPGNDPMAEWLATPGGLEYACELVELTKKNPETAHFQVGIASFPEGHYRAPTLEADTEFTLEKLRAGAEFSITQMFFDIEHFLRLRDRLAKADSEHGNKPIIPGLMPITSIRSVQRQMELAGASLPRELERQLFDAAKGDEEAHKQDIRKVGIELTTQMAEKLIAEGVPDIHFMTMNYVRATQEVLHNLGMAPAWGTEHGHDAVR, encoded by the coding sequence ATGTCTGCTTCGCATATCCCCGCTGCCTATCAGCGTTCTATCACTGAGGTACTGAAGATGCCTAGCCCTGGCCGGATTCCATTTTCTGTGGAATTTATGCCGCCTCGTGATGCTGCAGCGGAACAAAGATTGTGGAAAGCAGCTGAGGCGTTTCATGATCTGGGAACGGCTTTTGTCTCCGTGACCTATGGAGCCGGGGGTTCGAGCAGAGAACGCACGATGCGCGTAGCTCATAAGCTATCCAAGCTTCCGCTTACAACGCTCGTTCATTTAACTCTGGTGGAGCACACAGAGGCTGAATTGGTAGAGATCCTGAACGATTATGCTGCCCATGGGCTGTCTAATCTTCTTGCTCTTAGGGGTGATCCTCCCGGAAACGACCCCATGGCGGAATGGTTGGCCACTCCTGGCGGATTGGAGTATGCCTGTGAACTTGTCGAATTAACTAAGAAAAATCCGGAAACGGCACATTTCCAAGTGGGCATCGCGAGTTTTCCGGAAGGCCATTATCGAGCACCGACACTGGAAGCTGATACGGAATTCACATTGGAGAAATTGCGCGCTGGGGCTGAATTCTCTATTACACAGATGTTCTTTGACATTGAGCATTTCCTTCGGCTTCGTGATCGCCTAGCCAAAGCAGATTCTGAGCATGGTAATAAGCCTATTATTCCTGGCCTTATGCCGATAACGAGTATTCGTTCCGTGCAGCGTCAGATGGAACTAGCTGGGGCTTCTCTGCCGAGGGAATTAGAAAGACAGCTTTTCGACGCCGCCAAAGGGGATGAAGAAGCTCATAAACAAGATATCCGTAAAGTCGGGATCGAACTGACAACTCAGATGGCGGAGAAACTTATTGCTGAGGGGGTGCCTGACATCCACTTCATGACCATGAATTATGTGCGAGCTACGCAGGAAGTCCTACATAATTTAGGTATGGCCCCTGCGTGGGGAACCGAGCACGGGCATGATGCAGTGCGCTAA
- a CDS encoding polyprenyl synthetase family protein, with product MHHPFPDAHTASPAREKDSATVSRSATPTQFDARSLTFSEIEPAVEHKLRAFFQGRARKISVIGEPVSRVVTYLEDFVLGGGKRIRPSYAWAGFLAGNGLEGTEDPEAVLASISSLELIQACALIHDDIIDASDSRRGQPTVHRSAEACHRDNSWNGDSAHFGESIAILLGDLAFAWADDMFRTSGLSDAAIARTSNAWRGMRTEVIGGQLLDVFLESAGSESIELAENVNRFKTAAYTIERPLHIGAAIAGADERIVHALRDYGRDIGVAYQLRDDLLGVFGDPAVTGKPAGDDLREGKRTVLVAKALELAHAADNADAVESIRKGVGRVTDPHDIACLADTIRKTGAEAGVEKRIDELAERGISHLNTADISEDARSVLVSLAHKATARSM from the coding sequence ATGCACCATCCGTTCCCAGACGCACACACCGCATCTCCTGCAAGAGAAAAGGATTCCGCTACAGTGTCTCGTTCCGCTACACCCACTCAATTCGATGCACGTTCCTTAACTTTCTCCGAAATCGAACCAGCTGTGGAACACAAACTGCGCGCTTTTTTCCAAGGTCGCGCCCGTAAAATCTCCGTTATTGGTGAACCTGTATCGCGTGTAGTGACCTATCTGGAAGATTTCGTATTAGGCGGTGGCAAGCGCATTCGACCGAGCTATGCATGGGCTGGTTTTTTAGCAGGCAATGGCCTGGAGGGTACAGAAGATCCTGAAGCCGTGTTGGCGTCTATAAGCTCTCTTGAACTCATCCAAGCTTGTGCTTTAATTCACGATGACATCATCGACGCTTCTGATTCTCGTCGTGGACAACCGACTGTTCACCGATCCGCAGAGGCCTGTCATCGAGATAACTCGTGGAATGGCGACTCAGCACACTTTGGTGAGTCGATTGCGATCTTGCTCGGCGATCTTGCATTTGCTTGGGCTGACGATATGTTTAGGACTTCTGGGCTCAGCGATGCAGCCATCGCCCGAACATCTAATGCTTGGCGTGGTATGCGCACAGAAGTTATTGGAGGGCAGCTCCTTGATGTCTTCCTAGAATCTGCGGGAAGTGAAAGTATAGAACTCGCAGAAAACGTCAATCGCTTTAAAACTGCGGCGTACACAATTGAGCGTCCGTTGCATATTGGTGCAGCTATCGCGGGCGCAGATGAGCGTATTGTGCATGCACTTCGGGATTATGGAAGAGACATTGGAGTGGCCTACCAGCTTCGCGACGATCTACTCGGTGTATTCGGAGATCCCGCGGTAACGGGGAAACCAGCAGGAGATGATCTACGAGAAGGCAAACGCACTGTTCTCGTGGCCAAAGCCCTTGAGCTTGCCCACGCTGCAGACAACGCAGACGCCGTGGAGTCCATCAGAAAAGGCGTGGGAAGGGTTACCGACCCTCATGATATTGCGTGTTTGGCCGATACTATTCGTAAAACTGGTGCAGAAGCTGGCGTAGAAAAGCGCATTGATGAGCTTGCAGAACGAGGAATTTCTCACCTCAACACCGCAGATATTAGTGAAGATGCACGCAGCGTACTCGTCTCTTTGGCCCATAAAGCCACAGCCCGCTCAATGTAA
- the mraZ gene encoding division/cell wall cluster transcriptional repressor MraZ — MFLGTYTPKLDDKGRLTLPAKFRDELAGGLMVTKGQDHSLSVYPREEFAARARKAAAISRTNPEARAFIRNLAASADEQRPDGQGRITLSAAHREYAGLTKQCVVIGSVDFLEIWDAEAWEAYQSETEAAFSSAEGDFLGGLL; from the coding sequence ATGTTTCTTGGCACCTATACGCCGAAACTTGATGACAAAGGCCGTCTGACGCTTCCTGCGAAATTTCGTGATGAGCTTGCCGGTGGCCTGATGGTGACCAAGGGGCAGGATCATTCGCTGTCGGTCTATCCGCGTGAAGAGTTTGCAGCTCGTGCGCGTAAGGCTGCCGCTATCTCTAGGACCAATCCTGAGGCGCGGGCGTTTATTCGAAATTTAGCTGCGAGTGCTGATGAGCAACGTCCGGATGGGCAAGGTCGTATTACTCTCTCTGCAGCACATAGGGAGTATGCAGGGCTTACAAAGCAATGCGTAGTAATCGGCTCCGTAGATTTCTTGGAAATTTGGGATGCCGAGGCTTGGGAGGCATACCAATCAGAGACCGAAGCTGCATTCTCCTCTGCAGAGGGGGACTTCTTAGGTGGTCTGTTATAA
- a CDS encoding alpha-(1->6)-mannopyranosyltransferase A, with amino-acid sequence MTLVLTKLYSFSPMRTGLIAAILITIGSFGGGAIRNRGGLLDILNLEFLSYGHGAGFSNITLWIGSALFVVAWFLLGRRVVSGHAAVHEVTRTLALWIIPLIFAAPIMSRDIYSYLMQGTLLRDGFDAYTQGASANPSPLLYEVSHDWRNTTTPYGPLHLWISEGIVRLCGNHITYGIFCFKALSILGFIGIMWAIPKIALSLGSNPAIAQWLGVANPVMVFHLIGGMHNESVMVGLVSIGLVLALRKSVFNYFCAIAIIAIAMSLKATAALALPFVVWIAVAHVPGSWKKKTRVFLAAGIVGAIETLAVLAAITWASGASWGWIAALSGNTKVINPLAFPSLVATVISSVGSLWIEPFPFNTVVGVLRILSMVLMALGLVICWWVFRKNHRDAIRGTAAAYAVTFFFNAVTLPWYYASVISLIGTFTPPLWLKKITVGGSIVVAMAFTGSGNHQLYNPVWMVATVIAGWWMTRSIFEASAEGTLSPESS; translated from the coding sequence ATGACTCTTGTGTTAACAAAACTCTATTCTTTCTCCCCAATGCGCACAGGCCTAATAGCCGCGATCCTTATCACCATAGGTTCTTTTGGCGGTGGCGCCATCCGGAATCGCGGTGGGCTGTTGGACATCCTCAACTTGGAATTTCTGTCCTACGGCCATGGCGCTGGTTTTTCTAACATCACGCTCTGGATTGGCTCTGCGTTATTTGTAGTGGCATGGTTTTTACTTGGACGGCGCGTCGTCTCGGGACATGCGGCAGTTCACGAGGTAACCCGAACACTCGCTTTGTGGATTATTCCCCTTATTTTTGCAGCTCCTATCATGTCTCGCGATATCTATTCCTATCTCATGCAAGGGACGCTGCTTCGCGACGGCTTCGACGCCTATACCCAAGGTGCTTCCGCCAATCCCAGCCCTCTTCTTTACGAGGTCTCCCATGATTGGAGAAACACCACGACTCCTTATGGCCCGCTCCATTTATGGATCAGTGAAGGCATAGTACGACTATGCGGAAATCACATCACTTATGGGATTTTTTGTTTTAAGGCTCTGTCCATCTTGGGCTTTATAGGAATCATGTGGGCCATCCCCAAGATAGCTCTCTCACTGGGCAGTAATCCTGCAATAGCCCAATGGCTAGGTGTGGCTAACCCCGTTATGGTTTTTCATCTCATCGGCGGCATGCACAATGAGTCCGTCATGGTGGGCTTGGTGAGCATAGGCCTAGTGCTGGCATTGCGTAAATCCGTATTCAATTATTTCTGCGCCATCGCTATCATCGCAATCGCCATGTCTTTAAAGGCTACTGCCGCGCTTGCACTTCCCTTCGTCGTATGGATAGCAGTTGCACATGTTCCCGGATCATGGAAAAAGAAAACGCGCGTTTTCCTCGCAGCCGGAATTGTAGGAGCGATAGAGACTCTCGCTGTCTTAGCCGCAATAACCTGGGCATCAGGAGCCTCCTGGGGCTGGATCGCGGCGCTTAGCGGCAACACTAAGGTTATTAACCCACTCGCTTTCCCCTCCCTCGTAGCCACTGTGATTTCTAGTGTGGGAAGCCTCTGGATTGAACCATTCCCCTTCAATACCGTGGTGGGTGTGTTACGCATACTGTCCATGGTGCTCATGGCTCTGGGACTTGTTATTTGTTGGTGGGTATTCCGGAAGAATCACCGCGACGCCATCCGAGGCACAGCCGCTGCCTACGCCGTTACATTCTTTTTCAACGCCGTAACCCTCCCCTGGTACTACGCAAGTGTGATTTCCCTCATCGGTACTTTCACGCCGCCGCTGTGGTTAAAGAAGATAACAGTGGGAGGTTCTATCGTCGTGGCAATGGCATTCACAGGAAGCGGAAACCACCAGCTTTACAATCCCGTGTGGATGGTAGCCACGGTAATCGCAGGCTGGTGGATGACTCGCTCAATTTTTGAAGCCTCCGCTGAGGGCACGCTTAGCCCTGAAAGTTCTTAA
- a CDS encoding Rv2175c family DNA-binding protein has protein sequence MSNNNVSRSALPENESLLTVPDYAERVGLPVTRVFDLLGEHKLICVHDNGVRKIPEAFLSVKGTTNKFVPGVIALLSDGGFTDEEIFHYLFTEDESLPGRPVDALHGHLAREVMRRAQAAAF, from the coding sequence GTGAGTAACAACAACGTGTCACGTAGCGCATTGCCGGAAAACGAGTCCCTTCTTACCGTCCCTGATTATGCGGAGCGTGTGGGGCTTCCCGTAACTAGAGTTTTTGACCTTCTCGGTGAGCACAAGCTCATCTGTGTTCATGACAATGGCGTACGCAAGATTCCCGAGGCTTTTCTATCTGTAAAAGGAACCACCAATAAGTTTGTCCCTGGAGTCATCGCGTTGCTTTCCGACGGCGGTTTTACCGATGAGGAAATCTTCCACTACCTCTTTACAGAGGATGAAAGTTTGCCAGGACGGCCTGTCGACGCCCTCCACGGACACCTTGCCCGCGAGGTTATGCGCCGAGCACAGGCAGCAGCATTTTAA
- the rsmH gene encoding 16S rRNA (cytosine(1402)-N(4))-methyltransferase RsmH: MTSGRDSAWNYDIRDNHGHVPVLRERMAELISAPVIKMGTSAVILDGTLGAGGHSAFFLESFPEACVIGLDRDLHSLNNARERLSIYGDRFLGIHTRFDHFLPKLQQHAEAGDEIALKALRHGISGALFDLGVSSMQLDQAERGFAYRVDAPLDMRMDDSKGITAADILNTYSHGDLARILKVYGEERFAGKIASAVVKEREKAPFTHSARLVELLYATIPAATRRTGGHPAKRTFQALRIEVNKELESIENVLPVVTGCLAKGGRAVFMSYQSLEDKIVKRYFVDISTSKSPPGLPMDLPGMEAGFKVVTRGAEKANEQEIAENPRAASVRVRAIESLKESTTADEHLEQ, encoded by the coding sequence GTGACCAGTGGTAGAGATTCTGCGTGGAACTACGATATTCGTGATAATCACGGGCACGTCCCCGTGCTCAGGGAGCGCATGGCTGAATTGATCTCCGCCCCGGTGATAAAGATGGGGACATCCGCGGTTATCTTGGATGGCACCCTCGGTGCTGGTGGGCATTCTGCTTTCTTTCTGGAAAGTTTCCCGGAAGCGTGTGTAATTGGGCTGGACCGTGATCTTCATTCGCTGAATAACGCCCGTGAAAGACTATCGATCTATGGCGATCGTTTTCTGGGCATACATACTCGCTTTGACCATTTCCTTCCCAAACTGCAACAGCATGCAGAGGCCGGAGATGAGATTGCGCTGAAAGCATTGCGTCACGGTATCAGTGGGGCATTGTTTGATCTTGGGGTTTCCTCAATGCAACTCGATCAGGCAGAGCGTGGGTTCGCATACCGGGTGGATGCTCCGCTTGATATGCGAATGGATGATTCTAAAGGGATCACAGCTGCGGATATCCTCAACACATACTCACATGGTGATTTAGCCAGAATCTTGAAAGTATACGGTGAGGAGCGCTTTGCAGGAAAGATAGCTAGCGCTGTGGTAAAAGAGCGCGAAAAAGCCCCTTTTACTCATTCTGCTCGGCTAGTAGAACTGCTTTACGCTACGATCCCTGCTGCTACGCGGAGAACCGGTGGGCATCCAGCTAAAAGAACCTTCCAGGCTTTGCGTATTGAGGTAAACAAAGAGCTGGAATCAATAGAAAACGTTCTTCCTGTGGTAACAGGATGCTTGGCTAAGGGTGGCCGAGCAGTGTTTATGTCCTACCAGTCTTTGGAGGACAAAATTGTTAAACGCTATTTCGTGGATATTAGTACTTCTAAGTCTCCGCCAGGGCTTCCTATGGATCTCCCCGGGATGGAGGCGGGGTTCAAAGTGGTCACACGAGGCGCAGAAAAGGCAAATGAACAAGAAATCGCTGAGAACCCTCGAGCCGCATCGGTGAGAGTTCGAGCGATTGAGTCACTTAAAGAATCAACCACAGCCGATGAGCACCTGGAGCAATAG
- a CDS encoding class II 3-deoxy-7-phosphoheptulonate synthase: MSWTVDIPKDVLPDLPPLPDGLQQRFEDVIARDAKQQPIWDTKTAENVRKILESVPPIVVAPEVRELKKLLADVANGKAFLLQGGDCAETFESNTEPHIRANIKTLLQMAVVLTYGASTPVIKMARIAGQYAKPRSSNLDENGLPNYRGDIVNGVEATEEARKHDPARMIRAYANSSAAMNLVRALTSSGTADLHRLTGWNRQFVASSPAGARYEALAQEIERGLRFMNACGVTDKTLHSADIFCSHEALVVDYERALLRLAENEEGETELYDLSAHQLWIGERTRGIEDFHVNFAAMIANPIGIKIGPTCTPEEAVAYADKLDPNFEAGRLTMVARMGHDKVRSVLPGIIRAVEDSGHKVIWQSDPMHGNTFTSSNGYKTRHFDKVIDEVQGFFEVHRALGTHPGGIHIELTGENVTECLGGAEGITDVDLPGRYESACDPRLNTQQSLELSFLVAEMLRN; the protein is encoded by the coding sequence GTGAGTTGGACAGTAGACATTCCCAAAGACGTTTTGCCAGATCTTCCGCCGTTGCCGGATGGATTACAGCAGCGATTTGAAGACGTCATTGCCCGTGACGCAAAACAGCAGCCAATTTGGGACACAAAAACCGCCGAGAACGTCCGCAAAATCCTTGAATCGGTGCCTCCTATTGTGGTTGCTCCAGAGGTCCGTGAGCTGAAGAAGCTGCTTGCCGACGTTGCCAACGGTAAGGCCTTCCTGCTCCAAGGTGGGGACTGCGCCGAAACCTTTGAGTCCAATACGGAACCGCATATTCGCGCCAACATTAAGACACTTCTGCAGATGGCGGTTGTGCTTACCTATGGTGCTTCCACGCCTGTTATCAAGATGGCTCGTATTGCGGGACAGTATGCTAAACCGCGTTCCTCTAATCTCGATGAAAATGGTTTGCCCAACTATCGTGGGGACATTGTGAACGGGGTGGAAGCGACGGAAGAAGCTCGTAAACATGATCCGGCGCGTATGATTCGTGCGTACGCTAATTCCTCTGCCGCCATGAACTTGGTTCGTGCTTTAACCTCATCGGGCACTGCTGATCTGCATCGATTGACGGGCTGGAATAGACAATTCGTTGCTAGCTCTCCTGCCGGAGCACGCTATGAGGCGCTGGCGCAGGAGATTGAGCGCGGCCTGCGCTTTATGAATGCCTGCGGTGTTACTGATAAAACGCTGCATTCCGCAGATATTTTTTGTTCTCATGAGGCACTCGTCGTGGATTATGAGCGGGCCTTGCTGCGCTTGGCAGAAAACGAAGAGGGAGAAACAGAACTTTATGATCTTTCCGCCCACCAACTATGGATAGGTGAGCGTACACGCGGCATTGAAGACTTCCATGTTAATTTTGCAGCGATGATTGCCAACCCTATTGGTATCAAGATCGGTCCTACCTGTACTCCTGAAGAAGCCGTGGCTTATGCCGACAAGTTAGACCCAAATTTTGAAGCGGGCCGTCTCACCATGGTTGCGCGTATGGGACACGATAAAGTTCGTTCCGTCTTACCAGGTATTATCCGTGCTGTTGAAGACTCTGGGCACAAAGTGATATGGCAGTCGGACCCAATGCACGGGAATACTTTTACCTCTTCCAACGGCTATAAGACCCGCCACTTTGACAAGGTAATTGATGAGGTCCAAGGATTTTTTGAGGTTCATCGGGCGTTAGGCACGCATCCTGGAGGCATCCACATTGAGCTTACTGGTGAAAACGTTACTGAGTGCCTCGGTGGCGCAGAAGGTATCACGGATGTGGATCTCCCCGGACGCTATGAGTCGGCCTGCGATCCGCGTCTTAACACCCAGCAATCACTGGAACTATCTTTCCTAGTCGCGGAGATGCTGCGGAACTAA
- a CDS encoding SAV_6107 family HEPN domain-containing protein has protein sequence MSNVVSATTRFARRVEGAQRLLEGAHIHLAQADRLFFQGDMCSALEYAYRAALRAAGARVAMSSIAARKRKPTSAIEQLRLVGASESLWADRIAGYSRLRLRVSTGVEVKVAAQSVQDLMTIVSNFLHDIEGAQDGSIAA, from the coding sequence ATGTCTAATGTGGTGTCGGCTACTACACGTTTTGCACGGCGTGTAGAGGGAGCACAACGGCTGCTTGAGGGGGCTCACATTCATCTTGCGCAGGCTGATAGGCTGTTTTTCCAGGGGGATATGTGTTCTGCATTGGAATATGCATACCGTGCAGCTTTGAGGGCGGCGGGGGCGCGGGTTGCGATGTCTTCAATAGCGGCTCGTAAACGTAAGCCAACTAGTGCAATTGAACAATTGCGATTGGTGGGAGCGTCAGAAAGCTTGTGGGCAGACAGGATAGCTGGTTATTCGCGTTTGCGCTTGCGGGTCTCTACTGGTGTGGAGGTAAAAGTTGCGGCACAATCCGTCCAGGATCTCATGACTATTGTTTCGAATTTTCTGCACGATATTGAGGGTGCTCAGGATGGTTCTATTGCGGCTTGA
- a CDS encoding GNAT family N-acetyltransferase codes for MSISIQSLSSTAFAFHCPDFVNLYIDAMGYSPSLRRSRVSVWRRAVMESGFAAVCAIESDKRYPYVYGDGIVGIAYGFLGRREHWWNRQIRRGLRNAKVTSSDIKTSMPDHYFELAEIHVSPLAQAQGIGYRLLSALLQKIDSPTVLLSTPEVPNESNAAFALYRRHGFYDLLRDFYFQGDSRAFAILRAELDKENKAINAN; via the coding sequence GTGTCCATTTCCATTCAGAGTCTTTCAAGTACAGCTTTTGCATTCCACTGCCCTGACTTTGTCAATCTCTACATTGATGCAATGGGATATAGCCCGTCTCTGCGGCGCTCCCGGGTCTCTGTATGGCGACGAGCAGTAATGGAATCTGGCTTTGCTGCCGTATGCGCCATCGAATCAGATAAACGTTATCCCTATGTTTATGGCGACGGCATAGTCGGAATCGCTTACGGTTTTCTTGGAAGACGCGAACATTGGTGGAATCGGCAGATCCGTCGAGGACTTAGAAACGCCAAAGTGACCTCATCAGACATAAAGACATCCATGCCCGATCACTATTTTGAGCTCGCAGAGATTCATGTTTCTCCCCTGGCTCAAGCTCAGGGTATCGGCTATAGATTGCTCTCCGCACTGCTCCAAAAAATAGACTCCCCAACGGTTTTACTCTCCACGCCAGAAGTACCTAACGAGTCAAACGCCGCTTTTGCGCTTTATCGACGCCACGGTTTCTACGACTTACTACGTGATTTTTATTTTCAAGGTGATTCCAGAGCCTTTGCTATTCTTCGTGCGGAGCTCGACAAAGAAAACAAAGCGATCAACGCTAATTAG